The Geotrypetes seraphini chromosome 8, aGeoSer1.1, whole genome shotgun sequence genome includes a region encoding these proteins:
- the LOC117365210 gene encoding uncharacterized protein LOC117365210 isoform X1 translates to MIAISGALRADGARRKDAQTDCVDDSVPAEIEVSIDFEDQKEEASCTKHPETVVQQPGKLCLGDTASSIEGSNGKIVSLGLNMSQVSHNLVVNNPIVTRGVLIGRVPLNLEVSLGLGICQVSHNTVDNSPTATKSVARVPRNLEVWRQVYLMDLTATRDSLICMVCGSTLVTLKLSAIKRHIRQKHPDTIDWSANEKADIVASWDAHLRLKVRTPSPPPSPDWT, encoded by the exons ATGATTGCGATCTCTGGGGCGCTGCGTGCGGACGGGGCCCGGCggaaagacgcacagacag actgTGTTGATGATTCTGTACCAGCTGAAATAGAAGTTTCCATTGATTTTGAGGACCAGAAAGAGGAGGCAAGCTGTACTAAACATCCAGAGACAGTGGTCCAACAGCCCG GAAAACTTTGTTTGGGTGATACTGCGTCCTCCATTGAAGGTAGTAATGGGAAGATTGTGTCTCTGGGTCTAAATATGTCCCAGGTATCCCATAACTTAGTGGTTAACAATCCCATAGTCACCAGGGGTGTCCTTATTGGCCGGGTCCCATTGAATTTGGAGGTGTCTCTGGGCCTAGGTATTTGCCAGGTCTCCCATAACACAGTGGATAACAGTCCCACTGCCACAAAGAGTGTTGCCCGGGTACCACGAAATTTGGAGGTGTGGCGGCAGGTGTACCTGATGGACTTGACTGCCACCCGTGACAGCCTTATCTGCATGGTATGTGGAAGCACCCTGGTCACTCTGAAACTTAGTGCCATTAAGAGGCACATCCGTCAGAAGCACCCAGACACCATTGACTGGAGCGCAAATGAAAAGGCAGACATCGTTGCCAGCTGGGACGCCCATTTGCGCCTTAAGGTGCGGACACCTTCACCACCTCCATCTCCTGATTGGACATAA
- the LOC117365210 gene encoding uncharacterized protein LOC117365210 isoform X2 translates to MSCRQRVLERPPETDCVDDSVPAEIEVSIDFEDQKEEASCTKHPETVVQQPGKLCLGDTASSIEGSNGKIVSLGLNMSQVSHNLVVNNPIVTRGVLIGRVPLNLEVSLGLGICQVSHNTVDNSPTATKSVARVPRNLEVWRQVYLMDLTATRDSLICMVCGSTLVTLKLSAIKRHIRQKHPDTIDWSANEKADIVASWDAHLRLKVRTPSPPPSPDWT, encoded by the exons ATGAGCTGCCGCCAGCGGGTCCTGGAAAGACCGCCCGAGACGG actgTGTTGATGATTCTGTACCAGCTGAAATAGAAGTTTCCATTGATTTTGAGGACCAGAAAGAGGAGGCAAGCTGTACTAAACATCCAGAGACAGTGGTCCAACAGCCCG GAAAACTTTGTTTGGGTGATACTGCGTCCTCCATTGAAGGTAGTAATGGGAAGATTGTGTCTCTGGGTCTAAATATGTCCCAGGTATCCCATAACTTAGTGGTTAACAATCCCATAGTCACCAGGGGTGTCCTTATTGGCCGGGTCCCATTGAATTTGGAGGTGTCTCTGGGCCTAGGTATTTGCCAGGTCTCCCATAACACAGTGGATAACAGTCCCACTGCCACAAAGAGTGTTGCCCGGGTACCACGAAATTTGGAGGTGTGGCGGCAGGTGTACCTGATGGACTTGACTGCCACCCGTGACAGCCTTATCTGCATGGTATGTGGAAGCACCCTGGTCACTCTGAAACTTAGTGCCATTAAGAGGCACATCCGTCAGAAGCACCCAGACACCATTGACTGGAGCGCAAATGAAAAGGCAGACATCGTTGCCAGCTGGGACGCCCATTTGCGCCTTAAGGTGCGGACACCTTCACCACCTCCATCTCCTGATTGGACATAA